A window of Prionailurus bengalensis isolate Pbe53 chromosome E1, Fcat_Pben_1.1_paternal_pri, whole genome shotgun sequence genomic DNA:
TGAAAGTGTATCATCGCTGTAACTCCTACATCCGGTAATCTCACTGACCGCTGGGGAGGGCAGCGCCTCCGGGTGGCGAGAGGACCCCCCTCTGGTCAAACTGGAACCCCTGGGAGCCCCCTCTCCGGGTTGTGTTTGCTCCACAGTGTGCACAGCTTTGTTTCCCTGTCTTATGTACGTGGGAATTTCCTGTTCTGGGAAAAAGGCCTCACTTGCTGTTGGTGATGACCTCACATCTTTGGAATGAGGAAAGGGTTGGGAGAAGGGGTGCAGCTTGTGAGACCCCGCCTTTCCTCGGCAGGTTCCAGCTACCTGTCCGGAGTGTGTGTGGGGGCAGCAGAGACCAATGGGTTCAAGAACTGATGAACTGCTTTGATCTCAGAGGTACGagctttcccccctcctccctgagaTCTGTTTCCAGGGCTGCGTCCTCCCCCTTACAGTCTTCTTTACCTGGCTCCTCTCCTGTGACACCTCACTTTTCTATGGTTTCTGGTGCCGGCCAAAGCCCCTTCCGTCCCAGTTCCCCCAACATCATTCACTGTGACtttattaaggaaatttaaagatATACACAAAAGTTGAAAGAACTGTATAGTGAGCATCCAGATACCCATGGCCTGGGTTCTACAGTATGTGGCTTttacatattcatattttatgcattttgtgTAGTTTGTACGCATAAATATAGCTTATATTTTACAGTATCAGGTTTCCAACACGGAAGCCATATTTGCCTTAGTgtgtgtccatctgtctgtccgtccTTCCATCCACCATCGGCCCGCCTTACTTTCCGATGCGTTTCCAAGTCTGCTGCAGGCACGACCTCACATCATTTCAGCATGTACGTTAGGCTCCAGAGACCTACATTATTGCGTTTAAGCCTCCTAGCTACTGTGGCCGTTGGTACTAACATTATCCCTGCTTTACGACTGAAAGAAAGGAGTCCCAGAGAGGCTGAGAGGCAAGGGACAGGTCACACAACTGCTTTGTAGCAGAGCcagggtccccccacccccacccctggggtcGCTCTACCTCCCAGCGCAGAGCGCATGCCTGTTGTAGTGGTTCCCCGTTGAGGTCGGCTCACTTCCTTgccccccactttcccctctgcctctgccttcctcttctggcCATCTGCTGTTACCTTGATGTTCTCCTTGATGTACCACGCTTCCCTCTGCGTCTTCACCTTGTCCCTCATCTCAGAGCCCTGATCCCTTACTTCTTGCCTCTCCAGAATGTGGACATGTGGACGCTGGGAGCGCGGCCTCCCGGCAGCACTCACCTCCCCCCAGCAGCCAGGTTCCTGAGCCCACAGGAACGGCACCTTTAGACCTGGGCTCCCCTGCCCAGACGCACCTGCCACCTGCCGTGCggtccacccaggcacccacactTCCAGCAGGAGCGCCGTCCTCGGATGAAAAGCTCGCCCACATCAACGAAACTGCTACACCCACTGTGGGCCACGGGCTTGGGGCTGGGCCTgaggctggggagaagcagaagcagTTGGAAGACAACGTGGGACCGACATCTGGGACACCAGCTACGGTCCCTGTGGTATCCCTCCTGGCCATCACCCTCGCTCTCACCGTTGTCCTCTTGTACATCCTGtgccagaggaggagggagcagtgCCGGCAGCAGTCTCCAGGTAAGCTGGGTCTCTAGGCCCCTCTCCTGGGGGCCCAGAGCCTCCTGGGCAGGGATCCTGCCCCTGGTAGCTCCTAGTTGGCTGGAAACCTGCCCCAGGCAGTCAGTTATGAAGGCTGTCTACACTGTGGATCATAGGCAATGAGAGAAGAGTCAGCCAGAGACTATAGACTAGAGAGGGAGATGAGgcagggttggggcgcctgggtggctcagccggtcaggcatccgacttcggctcaggtcatgatctcgcagtctgtgagttcgagcccgcgtcgggctctgtgcagacagcttagagcctggagcttgctttggattctgtgtctccccctctctctgctcctctctcactcgtgctgtctctttctccttcaaaaataaataaacacatcaaaaacaaaaattaagacaaaaaacagGCCGGGTTTGGAGCAAGATCAGGAAGATAGCAGAGAACGTGGGAGCCATTCATTTAATTCACAGatctttactgagcacctgttgtGTTACTAGGTCGTATGGCTAATGTTTTGGGATCTGACTCCCCGGGTCAAGCTCTTCCCCTAAACTTCTCTTGATCTCAGAGCTCATCTCGaaatttccttatcttttccaGATCTACAGTTCCATTACACACCTGTGGCATCAGACTCCAACGCTTGAGCTAAGGATGGAAATCTCCGAGGGCAGCCATTGTGATTTATTCAGCCCCCTATGCGTTGAATTGATACATTAGAATGCTCTCTGGCGCCTGGTGGGCACTCTAGCTGTTTTCTGGTTAATGTGCACGTAACCAAGCGCTGCCCTCTTGTGGacccttcctatttttttctacaCAATCCTGTAAAATCCATCTTCTAATGTGATCTCTTGGATAAAGTCttcatgtatgtttttaattactaaagattatttttataattattgacTCTTCCTTCTGCAAATGTGGCCTTCAATCCCTTGCTCCCTTACCGCAGTTCTTGGCTTCAACCTCTCCGCTGAGGGTCTCcccacttgccccccccccccccttcacacaCCAGCTGttcctccctcctgcttcctctcccacAGTGCGGGCCTGGGCTTTTCCCACCCCCGCTCCCCGGCGGGGCGCCACGcagtttggtttcatttcccCCAATCCCTGTATCACCCACGTATGTTCCAGTGAGAGTCTGGGCTCCTTGCTTTTCTTgctactgtttttattattaaaacccTTAgttcttgtttttgcttctttcaaTGAAGAACGTGTCTTCATTGGTCCCATCTGCAGAGGCCTGCGACAGGGTCACACGGTGTTGGAGGAAGTGGGTTTGGTGTCTGAATCTCCGTCTGTCTGAGCTCGCCAGCACTTTCGTGGagggcaggagcaggagcaggaacCAGGGCAGAGTTGTGGCAGGcttggtctgccaagtttctccaCCCCCCACTTTCAGTCCCTTTGTCCCCATATCCTCTGGCCAGCAGGGCGTGTATGTGGCGGCCCACAGTACCCATTGCACAGGTGTCTGGGTTCTGTCCCGGGTCCTCCTCCGACCTCTCACTCCACCTGCTTGGCCTAGTTTTCCAGCATCTGCTCACAGGTTCGGGCCACATCACTGAGCTTGAGGCGAGCGTAGTCCACTCGCTTCAGGGCCATCTGACAGTCCTTCCTCGAAGAGTAGCTGGAACCCTCATGGGGCTGCCCCGTGGCCACCTAGGGGACATTCACATTGATCGGTGAagcaccccttcccttccccatctccccacccaagcATCCAGTCTCctgtatcattttcttccttgagtGTGAATCCATTATGGCACATGGGCGGTGGCTGGGTGACCCTGGgtaaatcacttaacttctcttttttttttttaaatttttttttttcaacgttcatttatttttgggacagagagagacagagcatgaacgggggaggggcagagagagagggagacacagaatcggaagcaggctccaggctctgagccgtcagcccagagcccgacgcggggctcgaacccacagaccgcgagatcgtgacctggctgaagtcggacgcttaaccgactgtgccacccaggggccccaatcacttaacttctcttaacctcatctgtaaaatgtgggtaaCAACAACTACTTCCTAGAGCTGTTGTAGGAATAGATAATGCAGCGTCTGGCATGCTGCAAAATCTTAGCAAATGGTTGTTGCTGTTGTAATGACTTCAGAACCCTCTTGACCctgtcccttttctccacgtAACCACTTCAAACCCACGAGGTCAGGTCAAGTTCCTAAGTGCAAAGTCCTGTGGGTTTGGCATTGTTTACAAGTCCTTGGGAATTCCCTGTCCCCAGTAGCTCATGTGATGCAGAGCAGTGAGGCAGGCGGGCCTGCCTTCAGGACTTTCTTTTTAGAAGGAGAAGCCAGCCCTGGAGAGGGGAGGTTCTGCCAAGGGTCATCCGGCTGGGTCGTGGGTGGTGCCAGCCAGTGTGGACGGCCAAGTCCCGTCTGGCTCCAAAGGTCAACGATCCCCGAAGGCTAACGCTTAGGCGGAGGGCCAGGCGGGCGCGCAGGACCTCCCAGCACACACACCTGGGTGAGGTACCGGATCTGAGCCGACAGCTCCGCTTCCACGTGTTGCACCGACGCCGTGAAGGCCGCCGCCTGCCGGTCCAAGAGCCGCTCGTTGCTTTTCTCCTTGGACAATTCCAGGATCACGGTACCTGCGGGGCGGAGAGAGGGCGGGGCTGGCCGGGTGCTGCCCCGCCCCGGGACCCGCCCCGGGACCCGCCCCGGGACCCGCCCCGCAGCGCGAGCACTCGGGCTCCCTCCCGTCCCCACTGCCTGGCGGCGGGCGGCGCAAGTACCGCCGTCGCGTCCCGAACCTGCATTCTGGAGAATGGCGCCGATTTCCCGCTCGATGTCTTCCAGGGCGCGCAGCCTCTCGTTCGCCAGGCTGTAGGTCGCCATGGTCACTCCGGGACTCCTCCGCGGGGTTTTCTTCTTCGGCGAAACTCGACGCTCGAGCCCGGAAGTGGCTGTCAGCTTGCGCCTGCGCAGGTCGCTCTCTAGCTGAGACTACAATTCCCAGGATGCTCAGCGCAGCCTCGCCTTGCTGGGGCGGGGTAGTCACCCAGTGAACTACAACTCCCAGGGTGCCATGCGCACGCCCCGGTctgcgccgccgccgccacctcgCGACCACCTGTGGTAAGAGGCGGTGGTGAAACATTTCATTCCTTGGGCTGAGGTCATTCAGACCTGTCCGCTTTCGCGACACTGCCCTGGGGTATCTATTTGATTTCTTCTATGAGAATTTATCGCGCGTCTGCTGGTGCCGGGTGGCGATGGCGGCAGCTCTGGGGTGTCCCTCCGGACTGGACGGCCGTGGGCTCTGTCGGCGTCCGGCGAGGCCggggcagagcctgacttggtAAGTGTTGCGTTGTTCGTCCTAGCGCTTCCTCCTGGGCTGCAGCCCCACTGAAGCACGGGCTTGGCAATCTCAGCCTTTCCCCCTTTCCGCTTCCCTATTACGCGGTGGGGTCTGGGGGTCCGGAGGTGAaggggatggagccccacgtgacAGTGAGGTCGATGTTTGCCGAGAGGCACGCTCAGGGTGCACCTTCGGGAGCACAGAGCGAGGATTTGGGGATGCAGCCTTGCCAGAATCGGGCCTTAGGGGT
This region includes:
- the MED11 gene encoding mediator of RNA polymerase II transcription subunit 11 codes for the protein MATYSLANERLRALEDIEREIGAILQNAGTVILELSKEKSNERLLDRQAAAFTASVQHVEAELSAQIRYLTQVATGQPHEGSSYSSRKDCQMALKRVDYARLKLSDVARTCEQMLEN
- the CXCL16 gene encoding C-X-C motif chemokine 16, whose translation is MRRPWGLRSLALLLLLELLPPPGDGNEGSVTGSCYCGTTISSGSPPKRQLLAHLRKHLKVYHRCNSYIRFQLPVRSVCGGSRDQWVQELMNCFDLRECGHVDAGSAASRQHSPPPSSQVPEPTGTAPLDLGSPAQTHLPPAVRSTQAPTLPAGAPSSDEKLAHINETATPTVGHGLGAGPEAGEKQKQLEDNVGPTSGTPATVPVVSLLAITLALTVVLLYILCQRRREQCRQQSPDLQFHYTPVASDSNA